In the genome of Calothrix sp. PCC 6303, the window CGACGTTGTTGTAGCCCAATTGTTTTAATCCTGATTGTACCGCTGTTCCTGCCGGGTCTAGAACCGAAGGACGAAGTGTGACAAAAATTTTGGCTCGATACTTTGTTCGCACGGGTTTTCTTTGAATACTGTTAAGCTGATCCTAATATCTTTCGGCGATCACTGGCGAAAATAATATTCTGATCCTATTAGAGTTAAGCTATGGATCAATCGGGATAATATCTTGGAATTATTGCCACACTCTCAAAACAGTCTATGAAAGTCATACGCACTCGCAGTCAAGAGAGGATTTTAAACCTGCTAAAAACTCTCAAACAAAGTACATCTGCTCAGGATATTTACGTAGAGCTACGTAACCGTGAGCAAAACATGGGTTTAGCAACGGTATATCGTTCTTTAGAAAGTTTGAAACTAGAAGGCTTAGTCCAAGTGAGGACATTGGCTAATGGTGAAGCTTTATATAGCCTAGCAAAGCAGGATAAACACCACCTTACCTGTCTACAGTGCGGCACTTCTATTCCT includes:
- a CDS encoding Fur family transcriptional regulator; the encoded protein is MKVIRTRSQERILNLLKTLKQSTSAQDIYVELRNREQNMGLATVYRSLESLKLEGLVQVRTLANGEALYSLAKQDKHHLTCLQCGTSIPVNQCPAQDLEIQLQAKHNFKIFYHTLEFFGLCAKCQLAEASK